In the Podospora pseudocomata strain CBS 415.72m chromosome 5, whole genome shotgun sequence genome, one interval contains:
- a CDS encoding hypothetical protein (EggNog:ENOG503P1CI; COG:S) has translation MDPISAFSLAVNVLSTVDIAVKTGKTLWDLYKSTSGFTKQTEKLLLAMSQFDAALGQLANPRLDASARLASERCSATIKEIRAMLDLCKARKPSSVASALQAKAQYTKHKSELQDLQKELESATGQLRTALAITTNNDVSVIKELLAASEQRSPQLITKLEAISQKLDPLEGLARLVNESSLQTVKDALSLELAKLTEKLDLLQMIKDAIYLSEASLESINQATILGALRPATADKRFEEIADPACTTFSWMLGRPSGVESGDSSPDIEDPARVNASQEFIHWLRSGSGIYHIAGKPGAGKSTLMKYLATHSTTQQCLESWAASGPSPKQLICSRFFFWKIGTAEQKTTRGLLRGIIYDILRGNSELTSILFPDHWAPRRYAAMSLAKSPIPTISDTQINNAVNRLLTAEEISARFKICLFIDGLDEFDEASQSLWAFCDRLGSWAKHRNVKLCVSSREETPILGALHCAHRITLHHLTDADIGALVHERLSSNPYFQRVALSDTDGRQDKTTRLIIDNAKGVFLWVVFLLKLIEEELPNQRSTSFHTIHRLIETAPDELHEFFRRIFKTIPKHHARGAHFVLAMMLRLRGYCIAGDYSNNFSPAKNVTTSQTLTLFGLSYIFDSFDNCQHNDEDRPFLFPVPLCSNEHDYRKREIQTAERLQSWCKGLIEVRTLNSDRKHAADFTHRSVSDFLCTELRDLAPNWKIDDDWVAEGILTTYLAEFKALSFTQTNFTPRKQLDARAAQERRLPAMIECLAKTGSAMTAPPASWVFALLDEIDAFRQYSVAADSSTAEPPKDWFVIMRGDGFQICHPENQPGSLFAIATDMAAPMLNYVMWRLQDPRLLGDDSHKLLTLASIVSGTRKQFKSQQFMDVSPILRALLERGLSPNVGYPQIGTREAPWFSVTEWRESLTANRQDGMAIGSKSPWRDTLSIFIFLFAFSYKGAVPVSIWNELQVWLEFGAEVPAEVLVIPLATSHYWAAVGFRYPTERAEIAVWDCEDLKMPRKEWLMGYFGSIKSTTLSSMIRWHQPHNMHTLSGYTDPMGMVASDSQEWKPPFHQTAPTFIMHDRNQHLCPVYPFHWIYGLVWEQNLRQWVRGDPSPLWDWTSRQWVAYMTPRRHNAVGGGAMSLTMRAGK, from the exons ATGGACCCGATATCAGCCTTTTCGTTGGCAGTCAACGTGCTCTCTACGGTTGACATTGCTGTCAAAACTGGAAAAACACTTTGGGACCTGTACAAGTCGACTTCGGGTTTCACCAAACAAACAGAAAAACTGCTCCTTGCCATGAGTCAGTTCGATGCTGCACTTGGCCAGCTTGCCAACCCCAGGCTCGACGCGTCCGCGAGATTAGCATCGGAGCGGTGTTCTGCAACGATCAAGGAAATAAGAGCCATGCTCGACCTCTGCAAAGCTCGCAAGCCATCTTCGGTTGCCAGTGCCCTGCAAGCCAAAGCCCAATACACAAAGCACAAGTCGGAGCTTCAGGATCTGCAGAAAGAGCTGGAATCGGCAACGGGCCAACTGAGAACCGCACTTGCAATTACCACCAA TAACGATGTTTCAGTAATAAAAGAGCTGCTTGCAGCCTCCGAGCAACGTAGCCCACAGTTGATAACAAAACTGGAAGCCATCAGTCAGAAGCTCGATCCACTGGAAGGGCTTGCTAGGCTTGTTAACGAGTCGAGCCTGCAAACAGTCAAGGATGCGCTGTCATTAGAGCTTGCAAAGCTCACCGAGAAGTTGGACCTATTGCAGATGATCAAAGACGCAATATATTTGTCCGAGGCCTCGTTGGAGTCGATTAATCAGGCGACTATTTTGGGCGCCCTGAGGCCGGCTACTGCTGATAAGCGTTTCGAAGAGATTGCCGATCCAGCATGTACCACATTCTCCTGGATGCTTGGGCGGCCGTCGGGGGTGGAGAGTGGCGATAGTTCGCCAGACATCGAGGATCCTGCCAGGGTCAACGCCTCCCAAGAGTTTATCCACTGGTTAAGGTCGGGTTCGGGTATTTACCACATTGCAGGCAAACCTGGAGCTGGCAAGTCAACTCTGATGAAGTACTTGGCCACACATTCTACAACCCAACAATGTCTTGAGTCTTGGGCCGCCTCAGGCCCGTCACCAAAGCAACTCATTTGCTcgcgtttctttttttggaagATCGGAACAGCAGAGCAAAAGACTACACGCGGGCTCTTGAGAGGAATAATATATGACATACTCAGGGGCAATTCTGAGCTTACCAGTATACTCTTTCCGGATCATTGGGCTCCAAGGAGGTACGCTGCAATGTCGCTAGCGAAATCTCCGATACCAACCATATCAGATACCCAGATCAACAATGCCGTCAATAGGCTGTTGACAGCTGAAGAGATATCTGCTCGGTTCAAGATCTGTCTTTTCATTGACGGGCTCGATGAGTTTGACGAGGCTAGCCAGTCTCTCTGGGCTTTCTGTGACAGGCTAGGCAGCTGGGCAAAACACAGGAACGTGAAGCTTTGTGTTTCAAGCCGAGAAGAAACTCCGATACTTGGAGCTTTGCATTGTGCGCATCGCATTACACTCCACCATCTCACTGATGCTGACATCGGCGCGTTGGTACATGAAAGGCTCAGTTCCAACCCTTATTTCCAGCGTGTTGCACTGTCAGACACCGATGGCCGTCAGGATAAGACAACTCGGCTGATCATCGACAACGCCAAAGGTGTCTTCTTGTGGGTTGTGTTCTTACTGAAGCTCATAGAGGAAGAACTTCCGAACCAGCGGAGTACATCATTCCACACGATCCACCGGCTTATCGAAACAGCACCAGACGAACTCCATGAGTTTTTTCGGAGGATCTTCAAGACTATTCCCAAGCATCATGCCAGAGGAGCGCACTTCGTACTGGCGATGATGTTACGACTTCGTGGCTACTGCATTGCCGGGGATTATTCGAACAACTTTTCACCAGCCAAAAACGTGACCACGTCCCAAACACTCACATTGTTCGGTCTCTCTTACATATTCGACTCGTTTGATAACTGCCAACACAACGATGAGGATAggccttttctctttccgGTTCCTCTTTGCTCCAACGAGCACGATTACAGGAAACGAGAAATACAGACGGCCGAGAGGTTGCAAAGTTGGTGCAAAGGCCTGATCGAGGTCAGGACCTTGAACTCGGACCGGAAACACGCGGCGGATTTCACGCACCGCTCAGTATCCGACTTTTTGTGCACCGAGCTACGAGATTTGGCGCCCAATTGGAAAATTGACGACGATTGGGTAGCGGAAGGGATCCTGACTACGTACTTGGCCGAGTTCAAAGCCCTGAGTTTCACACAAACAAATTTTACACCGCGAAAACAACTCGATGCGAGGGCTGCGCAGGAGCGGCGGTTGCCGGCCATGATAGAATGTCTGGCAAAGACAGGTTCTGCCATGACTGCCCCGCCAGCTTCATGGGTATTTGCCTTGTTGGACGAGATTGACGCTTTCCGGCAATATTCCGTGGCCGCCGACTCTTCTACCGCGGAGCCGCCCAAAGATTGGTTTGTGATCATGCGCGGGGATGGCTTTCAAATTTGCCACCCGGAGAATCAGCCAGGCTCTCTATTTGCCATTGCAACGGACATGGCTGCGCCGATGCTGAACTATGTGATGTGGAGGTTACAGGACCCCCGTCTCTTGGGCGACGATTCTCACAAGTTGCTGACCCTCGCGAGTATCGTGAGTGGTACGCGCAAGCAATTCAAGAGCCAGCAATTCATGGACGTCTCCCCCATTTTAAGAGCTTTGTTGGAGCGCGGTTTATCCCCAAACGTTGGTTATCCGCAAATTGGAACCAGAGAAGCTCCATGGTTCAGTGTGACTGAGTGGCGCGAATCTTTGACTGCTAATCGGCAAGATGGTATGGCGATCGGGAGCAAATCTCCTTGGAGGGATACGCTTAGTATCTTCATCTTTCTCTTTGCTTTTTCGTATAAAGGCGCCGTTCCTGTCTCGATATGGAACGAGCTCCAAGTCTGGCTTGAGTTTGGCGCCGAGGTTCCTGCGGAGGTATTGGTGATTCCCTTGGCTACGTCGCACTACTGGGCGGCTGTCGGGTTCAGATACCCGACAGAGAGAGCAGAGATTGCCGTCTGGGATTGCGAAGATCTCAAAATGCCCCGAAAAGAATGGCTCATGGGCTACTTTGGGAGTATCAAGAGCACCACTTTGAGCAGCATGATCCGATGGCACCAGCCTCATAACATGCATACTCTGTCGGGGTATACCGATCCGATGGGCATGGTGGCTAGCGATTCACAGGAGTGGAAGCCCCCTTTCCATCAGACCGCACCGACTTTCATTATGCACGACCGGAACCAGCACTTATGCCCGGTATACCCATTCCACTGGATATATGGTCTCGTTTGGGAACAAAATTTGCGTCAGTGGGTCCGCGGGGATCCTTCCCCTCTTTGGGACTGGACTTCTAGGCAGTGGGTAGCTTACATGACACCAAGGCGGCATAATGCTGTCGGGGGAGGAGCCATGAGTTTGACGATGCGAGCAGGGAAATAA
- a CDS encoding hypothetical protein (EggNog:ENOG503P8RP) has product MGFIEKIQAKIELFRLEQRYTRRRHRRSTFVSNAIYVDGEYIYQSPNSTGSSSSTASSANTSRSNTTTISAQQAPVDDPVKAQKKLNRWSSMPGFGYNSKPDGMPRIESIAEAHDWRTKQQQQRSSFDR; this is encoded by the coding sequence ATGGGCTTCATCGAGAAAATCCAGGCCAAAATTGAGCTCTTCCGCCTCGAGCAGCGCTACACCCGCAGGCGTCATCGCCGTTCTACTTTTGTTTCCAACGCAATCTACGTTGACGGCGAATACATCTACCAGTCCCCTAACTCTACCGGATCTTCATCCAGCACAGCCAGCAGCGCCAACACCAGCAggtccaacaccaccaccatcagtgCCCAGCAAGCCCCAGTCGACGACCCCGTCAAGGCTcagaagaagctcaaccGGTGGAGTAGCATGCCCGGGTTCGGCTACAACTCCAAGCCTGACGGCATGCCACGCATCGAAAGCATCGCAGAGGCACACGACTGGAggaccaagcagcagcaacagagaAGCAGCTTTGACCGTTGA
- the HNWD-pc6 gene encoding HNWD NOD-like receptor pc6 (EggNog:ENOG503Q43U; COG:A) has protein sequence MRLLERNNTGDISLTGDIPDDQVPPYAILSHTWGDEEVSFKDITDGTHKNKRGYSKIQFCGDQAGRDGLKFFWIDTCCINKSDCDEFQEALNSMFRWYRNAAKCYVYLTDVSTYQQDADSNPGWELAFRKSRWFTRGWTLQELIAPTVVEFFSEDRKRLGDKKSLAQHIHNTTGIPLRALQANKLSDFSFDVRMSWIKHRSTTREEDRAYCLLGIFNVQMRLLYGEGEERAFERLREEISKHGRYLSSLHSTDPRLDKKRIEEAKGGLLNNAYRWVFDTPDFRGWHDQLESRLLWIKGDPGKGKTMLLCGIINELEGAIVADGHCRNLAYFFCQATDSRINNAIAVLRGLIYLLAHQQPRLISHIRKYTDNAQLLSDANAWFVLSDILGGMLGDPNLKPTYLVIDALDECMGDLPRLLKFIVGMSSTFPCVKWVVSSRNWPNIEESLEAAEKKIRLSLELNEESISSAVSTYIQHKMDELAGLKRYNDRTKNAVQHHLARNANDTFLWVALVCQELMNVSRSRVLTKLNTFPPGLNSLYQRMIDQVRRSDEPDLCKQVLAVLSITYRPITIQELAVFVDIPEGISDELEFMTEIVGLCGSFLTLRETTIYFVHQSAKDFLLREAAHEVFPSGIKDIHYAVFLRSLHVMSGILRRDIYSLGAPGSSIDDAKLPDPDPLAALCYACIYWVDHLCNWQASDDSKHPDIFQDGGIVDGFLRQHYLHWLEALSLCKSMPQGILLLAKLESILQHRSITSQLLSLVTDMHRFVIYWRWVIENYPLQVYTSALIFSPARSITRGLFTQEERKLITSRPIVEDNWNACRQTLEGHGGPVLSVAFSPDSKLVASGSGDKTIKIWDAATGSCTQTLKGIWDSVTSVAFSPDSKWVASGSHDKTIKIWDAATGSCTQRLKGHWDSVTSVAFSPDSKWVASGSHDKTIKIWDTATGSCTQRLKGHRSWVTSVAISPDSKWVASGSHDKTIKIWDTATGSCTQTLEGHHHSVTSVAISPDSKWVASGSDDKTIKIWDTATGSCTQTLEGHRSWVNSVAISPDSKWVASGSHDGTIKIWNAATGSCTQTLEGHHHLVTSVAISPDSKWVASGSDDNTIKIWDAATGSCTQTLEGHRSWVNSVAISPDSKWVGSGSNDKTIKIWDAATGSCTETLKGHRHSVQSVASSLNSTLIASGSDDANPPCYGIDSDNRWITRGLENWLWLSPEYLPECLAVAASTVAIGCSSGRVIIMTFTTDS, from the exons ATGCGCCTCCTGGAACGCAATAATACCGGCGATATCAGTTTGACGGGTGACATTCCCGACGACCAGGTCCCACCGTATGCCATACTTTCGCACACATggggcgacgaagaggtcagCTTTAAGGATATAACGGACGGTACAcacaagaacaaaagaggcTACTCTAAGATCCAGTTTTGCGGAGACCAAGCCGGGCGTGATGGACTGAAATTCTTCTGGATCGACACATGCTGCATCAACAAATCCGACTGCGATGAGTTTCAGGAGGCTCTCAACTCCATGTTCCGATGGTACCGCAATGCGGCCAAATGCTATGTCTATCTCACAGACGTCTCAACCTACCAACAGGACGCCGACAGCAATCCCGGTTGGGAATTGGCTTTTCGGAAATCCAGATGGTTCACTCGTGGGTGGACCCTCCAAGAGCTTATTGCGCCAACAGTTGTTGAATTCTTCTCCGAAGACCGCAAGCGCCTAGGAGATAAGAAGTCTCTCGCACAGCATATTCATAACACAACTGGCATTCCTCTACGAGCTCTCCAAGCCAACAAATTGTCCGATTTCAGCTTTGACGTACGTATGTCGTGGATTAAACACCGCAGTACGACGCGCGAAGAAGATAGGGCTTACTGTCTACTCGGCATCTTTAACGTACAAATGCGGCTTCTATatggcgaaggagaagaaagagcaTTTGAGCGGCTGCGAGAGGAAATTAGTAAGCATGGTCGCTATCTATCTAGTCTGCATTCTACCGACCCGCGCCTTGACAAAAAGCGTatcgaggaggcaaagggtgGGTTACTTAATAACGCTTACCGCTGGGTTTTCGATACCCCCGACTTCCGCGGTTGGCATGACCAGTTAGAGAGCCGCCTTCTCTGGATTAAAGGAGATcccggcaagggcaagaccatgttgctctgcggcatcatcaacgagctaGAGGGTGCCATTGTTGCAGACGGGCACTGTCGCAACTTGGCCTATTTCTTCTGTCAAGCTACCGACTCGCGCATCAATAACGCCATTGCCGTGTTACGCGGCTTGAtctaccttcttgcccaccagcagccacgtcTCATCTCCCACATACGCAAATACACGGACAATGCTCAATTGCTCTCTGACGCAAATGCGTGGTTCGTCCTCTCGgatattttgggggggatgctAGGAGACCCGAACTTGAAGCCAACCTACCTGGTCATCGACGCTCTGGACGAATGCATGGGTGACTTGCCAAGACTTCTTAAATTTATCGTCGGGATGTCATCTACGTTTCCTTGTGTTAAGTGGGTCGTCTCTAGTCGCAACTGGCCGAACATCGAGGAGAGCCTAGAAGCCGCGGAAAAGAAGATAAGGCTCAGTCTTGAGTTGAACGAAGAGTCTATCTCCTCCGCTGTCAGCACATATATTCAGCATAAGATGGATGAACTAGCGGGGCTAAAAAGGTACAACGACAGAACAAAGAACGCTGTTCAACACCACTTGGCCCGCAACGCAAACGACACATTCCTCTGGGTGGCTTTGGTCTGTCAAGAACTTATGAATGTTTCACGATCGAGGGTTCTCACCAAGTTAAACACGTTTCCACCTGGTCTTAATTCTCTCTACCAACGAATGATAGATCAGGTTCGCCGCTCGGATGAGCCAGATCTCTGCAAACAAGTTCTGGCGGTCCTCTCCATTACTTACCGGCCTATCACGATACAAGAGCTAGCGGTCTTCGTGGATATACCCGAGGGTATCTCCGACGAACTGGAATTCATGACAGAGATAGTAGGACTCTGCGGCTCTTTTTTGACCCTTCGAGAAACCACCATCTATTTCGTCCACCAATCCGCAAAGGATTTCTTGCTGAGAGAAGCAGCTCATGAGGTTTTTCCTTCCGGGATAAAAGATATACACTATGCCGTCTTCTTGCGATCGCTACACGTTATGTCCGGAATACTACGACGCGACATCTACAGCCTTGGCGCTCCGGGATCTTCCATCGACGACGCCAAGCTACCCGATCCAGACCCGCTGGCCGCACTATGCTATGCTTGTATCTACTGGGTTGATCATCTCTGTAACTGGCAGGCGAGCGACGATAGCAAGCACCCAGATattttccaagatggtggtatcGTCGATGGCTTTCTGAGGCAGCACTACCTCCACTGGCTCGAAGCACTTTCACTTTGTAAGAGCATGCCGCAGGGGATACTTTTATTAGCAAAGCTCGAAAGCATTCTTCAG CACAGGTCGATTACGTCTCAATTACTAAGCCTTGTCACTGACATGCACCGATTCGTTATATACTGGAGATGGGTTATTGAAAATTATCCTCTTCAGGTATACACTTCAGCACTTATATTTAGCCCCGCCCGAAGTATAACAAGAGGCCTATTTACGCAGGAAGAACGGAAGTTGATTACTTCGAGGCCAATTGTAGAGGATAATTGGAAtgcgtgccggcagacgctcgagggccatggcggtccggtcctgtcggtagcgttctcgcccgattcgaagttagttgcgtcaggatcaggcgacaagaccatcaagatctgggatgcggccacggggtcatgtacgcagacgcttaAGGGGATTTGGGATTCGGTTacgtcggtagcgttctcgcccgattcgaagtgggttgcgtcaggatcacacgacaagaccattaagatctgggatgcggctacggggtcatgtacgcagagGCTTAAGGGGCATTGGGATTCGGTTacgtcggtagcgttctcgcccgattcgaagtgggttgcgtcaggatcacacgacaagaccatcaagatctgggatacggccacggggtcatgtacgcagagGCTTAAGGGGCATCGCAGTTGGGTaacgtcggtagcgatctcgcccgattcgaagtgggttgcgtcaggatcacacgacaagaccatcaagatttGGGAtacggccacggggtcatgtacgcagacgctcgaggggcatcACCATTCGGTtacgtcggtagcgatctcgcccgattcgaagtgggttgcgtcaggatcagacgacaagactatcaagatctgggatacggccacggggtcatgtacgcagacgcttgAGGGGCATCGCAGTTGGGTAAactcggtagcgatctcgcccgattcgaagtgggttgcgtcaggatcacacgacggtaccatcaagatctggaatgcggctacggggtcatgtacgcagacgctcgaggggcatcACCATTTGGTtacgtcggtagcgatctcgcccgattcgaagtgggttgcgtcaggatcagacgacaacaccatcaagatctgggatgcagctacggggtcatgtacgcagacgcttgAGGGGCATCGCAGTTGGGTAAactcggtagcgatctcgcccgattcgaagtgggttgggTCAGGATcaaacgacaagaccatcaagatctgggatgcggccacggggtcatgtacggAGACGCTCAAAGGGCATCGTCATTCTGTTCAGtcggtagcgtcttcccttAACTCGACGCTGATTGCATCCGGATCAGATGATGCCAACCCCCCGTGCTATGGAATAGACTCAGACAACAGGTGGATTACGAGGGGCTTAGAAAACTGGCTATGGTTGTCTCCGGAATATCTGCCAGAATGTTTAGCTGTAGCGGCATCAACGGTTgctattggctgttcttcgggGCGCGTCATAATTATGACGTTCACGACTGACAGCTAA